In a single window of the Arthrobacter sp. StoSoilA2 genome:
- a CDS encoding NlpC/P60 family protein: protein MTSANKVARHRAEAPKTSSLAVIAKAVSDNAGGVGRQAAVIAAASGLVLTSGVAANAADTNVQRESTSASTLDVQSVAQATIAADSSVAISYERPVVKTEEAPAPVVQKAAAKEAPAAGGTATLAVNADASAAKAPAASSGLGAAIAAAAYAQLGVTQDCTMLVTNSLAAVGIHFHDWPAGYLSLGRTVSAAEAQPGDLAYYANGGYGGMAHIAVYVGNGMAVHGGWNGSTTALFSVNVGSGPVFIRVNG from the coding sequence ATGACCAGTGCAAACAAGGTTGCACGGCATAGAGCTGAGGCCCCCAAGACCAGCTCACTTGCCGTCATTGCCAAGGCTGTCAGCGACAACGCCGGTGGCGTTGGCCGTCAGGCAGCAGTGATCGCAGCTGCGTCGGGCCTTGTCCTGACCAGCGGAGTCGCTGCAAATGCTGCGGACACCAACGTTCAGCGGGAATCTACGTCTGCCTCCACGCTTGACGTGCAGTCGGTTGCCCAGGCCACCATTGCTGCTGATTCCAGCGTTGCCATCTCCTATGAGCGCCCGGTGGTCAAGACTGAGGAAGCCCCGGCTCCCGTCGTCCAGAAGGCGGCTGCCAAGGAAGCTCCGGCTGCCGGTGGCACCGCAACTTTGGCGGTCAACGCTGACGCGTCCGCAGCCAAGGCGCCCGCTGCATCCAGCGGCCTCGGTGCAGCTATCGCTGCAGCGGCCTACGCACAGCTCGGCGTCACACAGGACTGCACCATGCTGGTGACCAACTCGCTGGCCGCGGTCGGTATTCACTTCCACGACTGGCCGGCCGGCTATCTCTCCCTCGGCCGCACGGTCAGTGCAGCTGAAGCCCAGCCCGGCGATCTCGCTTACTACGCCAACGGCGGCTATGGCGGAATGGCCCACATCGCGGTTTACGTCGGCAACGGCATGGCAGTCCACGGTGGATGGAACGGATCCACCACGGCACTGTTCAGCGTGAACGTTGGCTCCGGCCCAGTTTTCATCCGCGTCAACGGCTGA
- a CDS encoding HNH endonuclease: MRTLVLNAGYEPLAVVTFRRALVLVLTGKASVVAEGDEPVVGPQEILGRPSVILLNRYIRPRYNRITAVSRRGVLRRDGHRCAYCGKTAHTIDHVHPKSRGGADSWENLVAACLKCNNAKSDHTLAEMGWKLRFKPGVPTGTMWQIKELEKPAPDWDPFLLPESAA, translated from the coding sequence ATGCGCACACTCGTTCTGAATGCTGGATATGAACCGCTGGCGGTAGTAACCTTCCGCCGGGCGCTGGTCCTTGTGCTGACTGGAAAAGCTAGCGTAGTGGCCGAAGGCGACGAGCCTGTCGTCGGGCCACAGGAGATTCTCGGACGACCATCCGTGATCCTTCTCAACCGCTACATCCGGCCCCGGTACAACAGGATCACCGCCGTGAGCCGCCGCGGGGTACTCCGCCGCGACGGCCATCGCTGCGCCTACTGCGGGAAAACAGCCCACACCATAGACCACGTCCACCCCAAATCCAGGGGCGGCGCGGATTCCTGGGAAAACCTGGTTGCGGCGTGTTTGAAATGCAACAACGCCAAGAGTGACCACACGCTCGCCGAGATGGGTTGGAAACTTCGTTTCAAACCCGGCGTGCCCACAGGAACCATGTGGCAGATCAAAGAACTCGAGAAACCTGCGCCGGACTGGGACCCGTTCCTGTTGCCGGAATCCGCCGCCTGA
- a CDS encoding NTP transferase domain-containing protein, protein MILAGGRATRLGGVPKPGLTFDGASLLSHALQAARGASAVVVVGPDTSGIGDVLPAGVLSAREEPAFAGPAAAIAAGLAALHEAAALRQAVSPAPWTLVLACDMPHAARGIAPLWEELRAHPEVEGAMAVSADGRQQPLLGVYSTRALEREVSAASATSGLTNSSVFRLLARLNLLAVTVPDGSTDDVDTWEDAAALGIHNEQEADMKSQEETLEDWCRTLLQAFELEGVDVDINEVLAVAGVAAHSVVRPAAPLTTFIAGYAAGMARGIGQAADDTAMSAALDLARQVAKQYLEPGTEAE, encoded by the coding sequence GTGATTCTGGCGGGTGGCAGGGCCACCCGCCTCGGTGGCGTGCCCAAGCCCGGATTAACGTTCGACGGCGCCAGCCTCCTTTCGCATGCCCTGCAGGCCGCACGCGGAGCCTCCGCGGTGGTTGTGGTTGGTCCGGACACCTCTGGTATCGGCGATGTCCTGCCTGCTGGAGTTCTTAGTGCCCGGGAGGAGCCGGCCTTTGCTGGCCCTGCCGCTGCGATTGCTGCCGGTCTGGCGGCCCTTCATGAGGCGGCCGCTCTTCGGCAGGCAGTCAGCCCAGCGCCATGGACGCTCGTCCTGGCTTGCGACATGCCGCACGCCGCCAGGGGCATTGCGCCCCTGTGGGAAGAATTGCGTGCGCACCCCGAAGTGGAGGGCGCCATGGCCGTTTCAGCCGATGGCCGGCAACAGCCCCTCCTGGGGGTTTACAGCACCCGGGCTTTGGAACGGGAAGTTTCCGCAGCTTCTGCAACTTCGGGGTTAACGAACTCTTCAGTGTTCCGGCTGCTTGCTAGGCTGAACCTGCTGGCCGTTACTGTTCCCGATGGATCTACTGATGATGTGGACACATGGGAGGACGCTGCGGCCCTGGGCATACACAACGAGCAGGAGGCGGACATGAAGAGCCAGGAAGAGACGCTCGAGGACTGGTGCCGCACACTGTTGCAGGCCTTTGAGCTTGAGGGCGTTGACGTGGATATCAATGAAGTCCTCGCAGTGGCAGGAGTTGCCGCCCACTCCGTGGTGCGGCCTGCCGCGCCCCTGACTACGTTCATCGCCGGTTACGCTGCTGGTATGGCCAGGGGAATCGGCCAGGCGGCGGACGACACCGCCATGAGCGCAGCCCTTGACCTGGCCCGCCAGGTTGCCAAGCAATACCTGGAGCCCGGGACTGAGGCGGAATGA